A portion of the Sphingobacterium spiritivorum genome contains these proteins:
- a CDS encoding succinate dehydrogenase cytochrome b subunit: protein MLSTLSKKIVMCLTGLFLCFFLIIHFLGNLQLFLPAEQAREQFNWYSHFLSGNALIKIVSYVLYASILLHMLDALVITIRNRKSGGSYSQDKRGRASKWYSRNMGILGTIILIFLVIHFQNFWYVYKFGTLPLDNNGHKDLYLLVVTTFREWWYVLIYVLSMIALCYHLIHGVYSSIRTLGLFHPKYIKWLKIAGIAYSVIICAGFALMPVYVYFTID, encoded by the coding sequence ATGCTGTCTACATTGTCTAAAAAAATAGTCATGTGCCTTACCGGATTATTCCTGTGTTTTTTTCTGATTATTCACTTTCTGGGAAACCTGCAGCTATTTCTTCCTGCGGAGCAGGCAAGAGAGCAGTTTAACTGGTATTCTCATTTTCTGTCCGGTAATGCTTTGATCAAAATAGTTTCTTATGTGCTGTATGCCAGTATACTGCTGCATATGCTGGATGCATTGGTCATCACCATCCGCAATCGTAAATCCGGAGGATCATATAGTCAGGATAAGCGGGGAAGAGCGAGTAAATGGTACAGCCGTAATATGGGTATTCTGGGAACCATCATTTTGATATTCTTGGTGATCCACTTTCAGAATTTTTGGTATGTATACAAATTCGGAACACTTCCGCTTGATAATAACGGACATAAAGATCTTTATCTTCTGGTGGTGACAACTTTCAGAGAATGGTGGTATGTATTGATATATGTCCTGTCTATGATTGCGCTATGCTATCACCTGATTCATGGGGTATACAGTTCCATCCGTACATTGGGATTATTTCATCCTAAGTATATCAAATGGTTAAAAATAGCTGGTATTGCTTATTCTGTGATTATATGTGCAGGATTTGCACTGATGCCGGTATATGTTTATTTCACAATAGATTAG